From Deltaproteobacteria bacterium, one genomic window encodes:
- a CDS encoding DUF433 domain-containing protein, protein MKERIQINPNIHFGKPCVSGTRIPVQNVLELIKEGITFEKIIKDYYPDLQLEDIRACIQYAIEIMTAEDIHIATVAA, encoded by the coding sequence AAATTAATCCCAATATTCATTTTGGGAAACCCTGTGTCTCGGGCACTCGAATTCCCGTCCAGAATGTCCTGGAATTAATAAAGGAAGGGATTACTTTTGAAAAAATCATCAAAGACTACTACCCCGATCTCCAGCTTGAAGATATTCGTGCGTGCATTCAGTATGCTATTGAAATAATGACCGCAGAAGATATTCACATTGCAACGGTCGCCGCATGA